A genomic window from Tistrella bauzanensis includes:
- a CDS encoding aminotransferase class III-fold pyridoxal phosphate-dependent enzyme, with amino-acid sequence MADNQRPGAVSAIIDHIVRELAHSLDQPPASIDPDVLFVDMGADSLMLAEALQDINQCYRVSLPIGEIYESVNTIARVADYIHSHGQWQMVLGPEVPGQKVPGREAVEAPAPAPEMAPAPALAGAVSAEAGVVEDIVRRQLDLMERQLRLLAGQPAVVPPVAATPPVLATPTPVATAPATPAGEGDRFSAFAVKLDRDGRDEDPRKLAHITALARTHNARTGGSKAMAQQYRRVLADNRVSAGFRPLLKDMVYPVLAETAEGAHLVDIDGNRYVDFTMGFGVHLFGHAPEFITSRVRAQIDRGMAIGPQSPMAGRVAELIAELTGHDRVVFCNSGTEATMTALRLARLKAGQAAPGREQVVIFRNSYHGSFDGFLARSAAGGQTRPASLGTPPSMVADTVVLDYGDPAALRHIEDNHARIAAVLVEPVQSRAPAMRPAAFLAELRAITAARDIVLIFDEVISGFRCARGGAQDYFGVRADICTYGKVVGGGMPIGVVAGSAACLDGIDGGWWQYGDASYPAGSTIFFAGTFSKHPLTMAASLAVLEHLAVDDGSLHDRLNATTETLAARLTQVFRETGADVTIEQFSSLFRFASKGNLDLFFYQLLANGIYIWEGRNCFLSTAHAQADLDRLVDVVRATCAELVPLGLMPALPAAAGSTAARPTAPSRDALAVVDDRLPLSDAQQRFYRLDRSGPDGRAACNISFGFLFEAGIDPARLARAVTDEIRRHDALSLVPDLDLGAQAPADPERLVVVVADQAGPASPDRVERMMAAEQMTPLDLARGETLRLRIDVFEDGAALLGITLHHLVADGWSLSVLLGNIAAAMTGDTPAPALAYGDWIAHEHDYRASERHLADKAFWGPAIEALIAHQVAAATPPGNDGGRFRQGRIGARPGARARLTLTGEVSRGVGDAARAAGTTSFTWLLACTQLFLNRVSRNRLPVIGLPVANRTSRLRGLVGNCVNLLPLLPAEAGDFAAALAATREATSRLFNHARYAYHDICDAYQARAAAAGSAAVAGRETPVDITFNVEPLTGMPSFGGAVPELVAPVNGRIECDLMINLFPLPDGLRIELDYDTGLFAADVVHGWLNLLAKIIENQVAEAIPAREPAAQQMETTLS; translated from the coding sequence ATGGCTGACAATCAGAGGCCGGGCGCGGTTTCGGCCATCATCGACCATATCGTTCGGGAACTGGCCCACAGCCTGGACCAGCCGCCGGCCAGCATCGATCCGGATGTGCTGTTCGTGGATATGGGCGCGGATTCGCTGATGCTGGCCGAGGCGCTTCAGGACATCAACCAGTGCTATCGGGTGTCGCTGCCGATCGGCGAGATCTATGAGTCCGTCAACACCATTGCCAGGGTGGCGGATTACATCCACAGCCATGGTCAATGGCAGATGGTTCTGGGGCCGGAGGTTCCGGGGCAGAAGGTTCCGGGGCGCGAGGCTGTCGAGGCGCCGGCGCCCGCACCAGAGATGGCGCCCGCACCGGCACTGGCGGGGGCTGTGTCGGCAGAGGCGGGGGTGGTCGAAGACATCGTCCGCCGCCAGCTCGATCTGATGGAGCGGCAGTTGCGGCTGCTGGCCGGGCAGCCGGCGGTGGTGCCGCCCGTGGCAGCGACGCCCCCGGTGTTGGCCACCCCCACACCGGTTGCCACCGCGCCGGCCACGCCTGCCGGCGAAGGCGACCGGTTCAGCGCCTTCGCGGTGAAGCTGGATCGTGACGGCCGCGACGAGGATCCGCGCAAGCTGGCCCATATCACGGCGCTGGCCCGCACGCATAATGCGCGCACCGGCGGATCGAAGGCGATGGCGCAGCAATACCGCCGGGTTCTGGCCGACAACCGGGTATCGGCCGGGTTCCGGCCACTGCTGAAGGACATGGTCTATCCCGTGCTGGCTGAAACCGCCGAGGGCGCGCATCTGGTGGATATCGACGGCAACCGCTATGTCGATTTCACCATGGGCTTCGGCGTGCATCTGTTCGGCCATGCGCCCGAATTCATCACCAGCCGCGTGCGCGCGCAGATCGACCGGGGCATGGCGATCGGGCCGCAATCGCCCATGGCCGGGCGGGTGGCCGAATTGATCGCCGAGCTGACCGGCCATGACCGGGTGGTGTTCTGCAATTCCGGCACCGAGGCCACGATGACCGCCTTGCGGCTGGCGCGGCTGAAGGCGGGGCAGGCCGCGCCGGGCCGTGAGCAGGTCGTTATCTTCCGCAATTCCTATCATGGCAGTTTCGATGGCTTCCTGGCCCGCAGTGCCGCCGGCGGGCAGACCCGGCCGGCCAGCCTGGGCACGCCGCCATCGATGGTCGCCGACACCGTGGTGCTGGATTACGGCGACCCCGCGGCGCTGCGCCATATCGAGGACAACCATGCCCGGATCGCGGCGGTGCTGGTGGAGCCGGTGCAGAGCCGGGCGCCGGCGATGCGGCCGGCCGCGTTCCTGGCGGAATTGCGCGCGATCACCGCCGCTCGCGACATCGTGCTGATCTTCGACGAGGTGATATCGGGCTTCCGCTGCGCCCGTGGCGGCGCCCAGGACTATTTCGGGGTGCGCGCCGATATCTGCACCTATGGCAAGGTGGTGGGCGGCGGCATGCCGATCGGCGTGGTGGCCGGCAGTGCCGCCTGCCTCGACGGCATCGACGGCGGCTGGTGGCAATATGGCGATGCCAGCTATCCGGCCGGATCGACGATCTTCTTTGCCGGGACATTCTCCAAGCATCCGCTGACCATGGCGGCATCGCTGGCGGTGCTGGAACATCTGGCCGTCGATGACGGCAGCCTGCACGACCGCCTGAACGCCACCACCGAGACGCTGGCCGCCCGGCTGACCCAGGTGTTCCGCGAGACCGGCGCCGATGTGACGATCGAACAGTTCAGTTCGCTGTTCCGCTTCGCGTCGAAGGGCAATCTGGACCTGTTCTTCTATCAGTTGCTGGCCAATGGCATCTATATCTGGGAAGGCCGCAACTGCTTCCTGTCGACCGCCCATGCCCAGGCGGATCTTGACCGGCTGGTGGATGTCGTGCGCGCCACCTGCGCCGAACTGGTGCCGCTGGGGTTGATGCCGGCGCTGCCGGCCGCCGCCGGTTCAACTGCCGCCCGCCCCACTGCCCCCAGTCGCGATGCCCTGGCGGTGGTGGACGACCGCCTGCCGCTCTCCGATGCCCAGCAGCGTTTCTATCGGCTGGACCGGTCGGGGCCCGATGGCCGGGCCGCCTGCAATATCAGCTTCGGCTTTCTGTTCGAGGCCGGCATCGATCCGGCACGGCTGGCGCGGGCCGTGACCGATGAGATCCGCCGCCATGACGCCCTGTCGCTGGTGCCCGATCTCGACCTCGGCGCCCAGGCGCCGGCCGATCCTGAACGGCTGGTGGTGGTGGTGGCCGATCAGGCGGGGCCGGCCTCGCCCGATCGGGTGGAGCGGATGATGGCCGCCGAGCAGATGACGCCGCTGGATCTGGCGCGCGGCGAGACCCTGCGGCTGCGGATCGATGTGTTCGAGGATGGCGCCGCCCTGCTTGGCATCACCCTGCATCATCTGGTGGCCGATGGCTGGAGCCTGAGCGTGCTGCTGGGCAATATCGCGGCCGCCATGACCGGCGACACCCCGGCGCCGGCGCTGGCCTATGGCGACTGGATCGCCCATGAGCACGACTATCGGGCCAGCGAACGCCATCTGGCCGACAAGGCGTTCTGGGGGCCGGCGATCGAGGCGCTGATCGCGCATCAGGTGGCAGCCGCCACCCCGCCCGGCAATGACGGCGGGCGGTTCCGCCAGGGCCGCATCGGCGCGCGGCCGGGAGCCCGCGCCCGGTTGACGCTGACGGGTGAGGTCAGCCGCGGGGTGGGCGATGCCGCCCGCGCCGCCGGCACCACCAGCTTCACCTGGCTGCTGGCCTGCACCCAGTTGTTTCTGAACCGGGTATCGCGCAACCGGCTGCCGGTGATCGGCCTGCCGGTCGCCAACCGCACCAGCCGGCTGCGCGGGCTGGTGGGCAATTGCGTGAACCTGCTGCCATTGCTGCCGGCCGAGGCGGGCGATTTCGCGGCGGCGCTGGCCGCCACCCGCGAGGCGACCAGCCGCCTGTTCAACCATGCCCGCTATGCGTATCACGACATCTGCGATGCCTATCAGGCACGGGCCGCCGCTGCCGGATCGGCGGCGGTGGCCGGCCGCGAAACCCCGGTCGACATCACCTTCAATGTCGAGCCGCTGACCGGGATGCCGTCATTCGGCGGGGCGGTGCCCGAACTGGTGGCGCCGGTGAACGGGCGGATCGAATGCGATCTGATGATCAACCTGTTCCCGCTGCCCGATGGCCTGCGGATCGAGCTGGATTACGACACCGGGCTGTTCGCGGCCGATGTCGTCCATGGCTGGCTGAACCTGCTGGCCAAGATCATCGAGAATCAGGTGGCCGAGGCGATCCCAGCCCGAGAGCCGGCCGCGCAGCAGATGGAGACCACGCTGTCATGA
- a CDS encoding acyl carrier protein: protein MTWSGAENGALRVRLAEAPPAIRRLMLVDDIMARLRDALALEDDAAIGPDDRFKDLGIDSRRALEMKEDLEEALGHPLQTTLMFDYPTPDRLAGFIIDAVGLAEAAPEAAPDAAPDTASDAASDADAAGDDPGAALRRMLEKYDL, encoded by the coding sequence ATGACCTGGTCGGGTGCGGAAAACGGCGCTTTGCGGGTGCGGCTTGCCGAGGCGCCGCCGGCGATCCGGCGGTTGATGCTGGTCGACGACATCATGGCGCGGCTGCGCGATGCGCTGGCGCTGGAGGATGATGCCGCGATCGGCCCCGATGACCGGTTCAAGGATCTGGGCATCGACAGCCGGCGCGCGCTGGAGATGAAGGAGGATCTGGAAGAGGCGCTGGGCCATCCGCTTCAGACCACGCTGATGTTCGACTACCCCACCCCCGACCGGCTGGCCGGTTTCATCATCGATGCGGTGGGGCTGGCCGAGGCCGCGCCCGAGGCCGCGCCCGACGCCGCGCCCGACACCGCGTCCGATGCCGCGTCCGATGCCGATGCGGCCGGTGACGATCCCGGCGCGGCGCTGCGCCGGATGCTAGAGAAATACGACCTCTGA